From one Nocardioides scoriae genomic stretch:
- a CDS encoding AraC family transcriptional regulator, with the protein MRRHYLPNRLRLPRSATLEMSFSGLRIGAVTAGRLSYGQEVQQRTGEADHFHVDMPVRGRALSGRGSGEEPVLTTVGQPLVFSPGAPAEITWSADCAQLCLMVPRPALEGELERLLGRSVRSGLRFDFDPGPTGSGDRTRAVLDLVAQEVAHPSGLLSNDVAGRHVEGLLLDSLLLGHRHNYSDDAAGGRGSATGRVVRRAAELLEGRPEEPWTTVGLAAEVHLSVRALQAGFQRDLGTTPMAHLRAVRLRRAHRVLREADPGSTTVQAVAVGLGLLHQGRFAAQYREAFGETPSQTLAS; encoded by the coding sequence GTGCGACGCCACTACCTGCCCAACCGGCTCCGCCTGCCACGGTCCGCGACCCTGGAGATGAGCTTCTCGGGCCTGCGCATCGGAGCCGTGACCGCGGGACGGCTCTCCTACGGGCAGGAGGTCCAGCAGCGGACGGGGGAGGCCGACCACTTCCACGTCGACATGCCCGTCCGGGGCCGCGCCCTCTCGGGCCGGGGCTCGGGGGAGGAGCCCGTGCTGACGACGGTGGGACAGCCCCTGGTCTTCTCCCCGGGTGCGCCCGCGGAGATCACCTGGTCGGCCGACTGCGCCCAGCTGTGCCTGATGGTCCCCCGTCCTGCCCTGGAGGGGGAGCTCGAGCGCCTGCTCGGGCGCTCGGTCCGCTCGGGGCTGCGCTTCGACTTCGACCCGGGTCCCACCGGCAGCGGGGACCGGACCCGAGCGGTGCTGGACCTCGTGGCGCAGGAGGTCGCCCACCCGTCCGGGCTGCTGTCGAACGACGTCGCCGGCCGGCACGTCGAGGGGTTGCTGCTCGACTCGCTCCTCCTGGGGCACCGCCACAACTACAGCGACGACGCCGCCGGTGGCCGCGGGAGCGCCACCGGGAGGGTGGTCCGGCGGGCGGCCGAGCTGCTGGAGGGCCGGCCGGAGGAGCCCTGGACCACCGTGGGACTCGCGGCCGAGGTCCACCTGAGCGTGCGGGCCCTGCAGGCCGGGTTCCAGCGCGACCTGGGCACGACGCCGATGGCCCACCTGCGCGCGGTCCGGCTGCGGCGGGCCCACCGGGTCCTGAGGGAGGCCGATCCGGGCAGCACCACGGTGCAGGCGGTGGCGGTGGGACTCGGTCTGCTCCACCAGGGGCGGTTCGCGGCCCAGTACCGGGAGGCGTTCGGGGAGACGCCGTCGCAGACGCTGGCGTCCTGA